A portion of the Pomacea canaliculata isolate SZHN2017 linkage group LG13, ASM307304v1, whole genome shotgun sequence genome contains these proteins:
- the LOC112553745 gene encoding chondroitin sulfate proteoglycan 4-like, translating into MCVLGLIFALTLWGTVSTEEQSASFYGESYVSIPLQDASSSTLVHLFFKTHRPHGLLLLADGSTDYLLIEVKSGMVEVRIDLGSGEASVFSSPTIRLDDHQWHEVTVNRTLGSMELTVDGVQQGSVDTPGSFHDLNIENGVFLGGVGAFSSKIQANLKDFRGCMKNVLYNGNDIIASSRNMMSAKNAFEIAWTCDGEFSAGADVPVSFLSETSFIAFSHFHVRERGAFACDFKTRSDTAVILFNSGRGNYKEDFMSLEIIDGKPKFSVNCGSGLVEVILLLEVNDGKWHQLDLSISQSSVELRVDNVRNITRFGGESSYLNLAGHLFVGGVGLKARSHALHLGLESLQGDRSLKGSMLGCIRHIVINSRPYGFREVQISRHVDPVCTWSFPCSSDPCIENAECVESGTDFQCVCDKPICTKEKPNIVQEEDIQDLIAIQPLRVQEGGEAVINTNTIDVVFDYRSFHLREIAVKFQVVVPPRYGRLEVDKGRRQSESFTLLDLLTGKVTYVHDGTDTETDDATVELSISGNSDLPQKMQGNFEFVLPIKINPHNDPPKFSLPSGNQISITAETKLQITTNIIDVKDPDTLSRNLHYNVKFFRPTKSFFENYNSTGQPTNFFTHQDVIEGSIWFVHREDPVVDVVFNVTDDSSLSDVVNMRFRVVSLELDILHNTGLTVVYGTSAVLHAQNLTTLTNVPLENLEVRYRLTKLPLFGQIQRLQHGVDEWTDVDTFTQRHLNSSRIRYTHFSKDFTAKSDEFFFVVTAKDAETVSQMFKIVFMPVVLTVQNNNRLIIHQVPHAVLDNSSIHVSTPLGQLDSNSLVFTVFRASKLGAIYLSSERRILNPLDFEGLKPVQEGGNFSQTDLNSGHVYFKFYKTAFDRLEDFVDFTASYPSSANVAVRMWVEYVPLDTAIRFTNNGLRDVTEGGQKVIDKSSLYLEMDEYKNFLFSIIRPPKHGNISLINPRTSALEVENVQEFNTADILAGKVIYQHDDTENNQDSFAFTALPVFPSENDMPEEVQEFSGTFHISVMMRNDNPPERVVDKVFQVVTNGRRKITLNDLAFTDKDINFNISTLQYRRQSIPNGEILHRDLGSPVYQFTQQDIEQETLVFQHKGASIGRAAIFVSDGQFYWTGLFEIKASDPYILIKNNTGLVVRKGGNVIITSRNISVESNMDHSARSFNIIIAEEPQHGSVKVEGENAGEFTYADILNQIVEYQHSGDNAVEDKFQFVVVHGDVQMQGSFPIMIEDESMRHPPEIVHNRMLKVKEGETNNITQSHLFIQHPALRAEEVIVIVRDPPKHGNLQIGATQFSSNEAVQFSQDDINRGRVKYIQTKSGVTEDRFVFDVDSDSQAVRNVVFSIEIVPISLPVQAGNLTVKEGKAVLLSKETLKPVGAHYESENIFYKIVHSPVHGYVFNTEKPKSYNLPFTSKAIASGKVKYQHDDSESIEDMFTIVATQEDGNLQSQPVHIYVHILPSDDQPPRVIVNKGLSVWADSVTLLTSEHLHAEDPDTRSDQIIFKVASPSNGHLAFFSNTSWPVLQFSQRDIDAGQVAFVHKGDSHGQFNFQATDGTNSDISRTFRVRAHPVVLELVRSGPLMVFPNTIHPVTNSSLLAATTSSNFSKPIIFTVIDPKPREGKVVTMVAGRPLEMKSFTQQDVNEGKVFYQHTGYSQQWQHRDSIHLDISADYAKPLQGEMCSVDISFGNINSENQVMLLGLYPASVKEGGSIFITRTHFDSTDLLQRLHAFKHDISMTFEVISPPEHGTLYLDGIKITSAKVFTQADIDNEKLKYQHDDSDTLKDSFAVSVEIHEKAENGDVPTQMPRHIVNFTIQILPVNDQKFWLVTRNPSLKVLQGMHATLTRENLLTEDPDTPPSEIQYSILSGPTDGRLVQASHPSVQVKAFTQEDIDQERLIFFQNGAKKSGAMYFKVWDGKFPALYKMLDIFVVPVKIDVSNVRPVELLQSESSVHISGKYLNISTNGNRNKLLYNITGVPEHGHILHKSAVVSHFSQQVIDSDALLYVMENLTNSEDSFSYSIYMEDIDVMIKDQKMLITVKPLVKQMPLIAPAGATVAITKASLDVTELAARTGDNPSFEVIEPPRHGQICRKLRRKREVTSPSALKPVEQFTFEDILYAKIFYVSNASLEQGPADTFSYILHANGVQPARGRFFINLDESEKNVEENDATKTSLPGSEETTSRRIAETDESMQAEEAADSNIAMIVGIVLGVLLVLALVAVFVVLFWRWQRAEDEREREKERRLRNRPRPYISGPLQLQQPHVHIEPQQSILALGERDDEDERHLVRDSSNLSSLPIINISHDPAESVGVKAGHSKICPFPMTPRSPDLTRVEISPAVPDCKVTPLIEIRNESERPASTVLRSESAVAAGQGTGTDLYDWTLMDPDLLQHCRTETPILRDNQYWV; encoded by the exons atgtgtgtgcttgGTCTTATCTTCGCGTTGACACTTTGGGGAACTGTCAGCACGGAAGAACAGTCTG CATCCTTCTATGGCGAGAGCTATGTTAGTATCCCTCTGCAGGATGCCAGTAGTTCAACCCTGGTTCACCTCTTCTTCAAGACCCATCGGCCACATGGTCTCCTGCTCCTAGCTGATGGCTCCACTGACTATCTCCTGATAGAGGTCAAGTCAGGCATGGTGGAGGTGCGCATTGATCTTGGCTCAGGAGAGGCCAGTGTGTTCTCTTCTCCAACCATTCGACTGGATGATCATCAGTGGCATGAAGTCACCGTGAACCGGACCTTGGGATCTATGGAGCTGACTGTAGATGGAGTCCAGCAAGGATCTGTAGATACACCAGGATCCTTCCATGATCTAAACATTGAGAATGGTGTTTTCTTGGGTGGGGTCGGAGCTTTCTCCAGTAAAATTCAGGCCAACTTGAAGGACTTCCGGGGATGCATGAAGAATGTCCTATACAATGGAAATGACATCATTGCATCTTCCCGCAACATGATGAGTGCAAAGAATGCATTTGAAATTGCTTGGACTTGTGATGGTGAATTTTCAGCTGGTGCCGATGTTCCAGTGAGCTTTCTATCTGAAACATCTTTCATAGCATTTTCTCATTTCCATGTGAGGGAGAGGGGAGCTTTTGCTTGTGATTTCAAAACAAGGTCAGACACTGCAGTCATTTTATTCAACTCTGGTCGTGGAAACTATAAAGAGGATTTCATGTCCCTGGAAATCATTGATGGGAAACCAAAATTCTCTGTAAACTGTGGAAGTGGTTTGGTGGAGGTGATCCTTTTACTTGAAGTCAATGATGGAAAGTGGCATCAGCTAGATCTCAGTATTTCTCAATCATCTGTTGAACTCCGTGTGGACAATGTTCGCAACATCACCCGCTTTGGAGGGGAGAGCTCCTACCTGAACCTGGCTGGCCACTTGTTTGTGGGTGGCGTAGGACTGAAGGCAAGATCTCATGCACTTCATTTAGGCCTGGAATCTTTACAAGGAGACAGATCTCTAAAAGGTTCCATGCTGGGATGCATTAGACACATTGTCATAAATTCTCGCCCCTATGGATTCAGAGAAGTTCAGATCAGTCGCCATGTCGATCCAGTGTGCACCTGGTCATTTCCCTGCTCCTCTGACCCATGCATTGAGAATGCAGAATGTGTTGAGTCAGGCACTGATTTTCAGTGTGTCTGCGATAAACCAATATGCACAAAAGAGAAGCCTAATATTGTTCAAGAGGAGGACATTCAGGACCTAATTGCCATACAGCCTCTCAGAGTACAAGAAGGAGGAGAGGCTgttataaacacaaacacaattgaTGTGGTGTTTGACTATCGAAGTTTCCATCTGCGTGAGATAGCAGTCAAATTTCAGGTAGTGGTGCCTCCAAGATATGGACGACTAGAAGTTGACAAGGGTCGCCGGCAATCCGAGTCCTTCACCCTTCTCGACCTTCTCACAGGAAAAGTCACCTATGTCCACGATGGAACAGACACGGAGACTGACGATGCCACAGTCGAGCTGAGCATCAGCGGCAACTCAGATCTGCCTCAGAAAATGCAAGGGAACTTTGAGTTTGTCCTCCCAATTAAGATAAACCCACACAATGACCCACCAAAATTCTCCCTGCCCTCTGGAAATCAAATCAGCATAACAGCTGAGACTAAACTACAGATTACAACAAATATTATAGATGTGAAAGACCCGGACACCCTTAGCAGAAATCTCCATTATAATGTAAAGTTTTTCCGCCCTACAAAAAGTTTCTTTGAGAATTACAATTCAACAGGTCAGCCTACTAACTTCTTTACACATCAAGATGTTATAGAAGGGAGCATTTGGTTTGTGCACAGAGAGGACCCTGTGGTTGATGTAGTTTTTAATGTGACTGATGACTCTTCCCTAAGCGATGTTGTTAACATGAGATTCAGGGTTGTATCACTAGAGCTGGATATTCTTCACAATACAGGACTTACTGTCGTGTACGGTACGTCTGCTGTACTCCATGCACAAAATTTGACAACGCTGACTAATGTACCATTAGAAAATCTAGAAGTACGGTATAGGCTCACAAAGCTGCCTCTTTTTGGTCAGATTCAGCGACTTCAGCATGGAGTGGATGAATGGACAGACGTGGACACATTTACACAACGGCACTTGAACTCATCCCGCATCCGCTATACTCATTTTTCCAAAGATTTTACAGCTAAGTCAGATGAATTCTTCTTTGTTGTCACAGCCAAAGATGCAGAGACAGTGAGTCAGATGTTCAAAATAGTGTTTATGCCAGTCGTTCTGACTGTTCAGAATAACAACAGACTGATCATCCATCAAGTCCCTCATGCTGTTTTAGACAACTCCTCCATTCATGTATCTACACCTTTAGGACAGCTAGATTCCAACTCCCTTGTCTTTACAGTTTTTAGGGCTTCAAAACTAGGTGCCATTTATCTTTCTTCTGAAAGACGCATTTTAAATCCTTTAGATTTTGAGGGCTTAAAGCCTGTACAGGAAGGAGGCAACTTTTCACAAACAGACTTGAACAGCGGCCATGTGTACTTTAAATTTTACAAGACTGCATTTGACCGACTTGAAGATTTTGTGGATTTTACAGCAAGCTACCCTTCTAGTGCAAACGTAGCTGTACGGATGTGGGTAGAATATGTGCCCTTAGACACTGCAATTAGATTTACAAATAATGGTCTTCGGGATGTGACCGAAGGTGGGCAGAAAGTTATAGACAAATCAAGCCTGTACCTTGAAATGGATGAATACAAAAATTTTTTGTTCTCCATCATTCGACCTCCAAAGCATGGCAACATAAGTTTGATAAACCCACGCACATCTGCTTTAGAAGTTGAAAATGTGCAGGAATTTAACACAGCTGACATACTGGCAGGTAAAGTAATTTACCAGCATGATGATACAGAGAACAACCAAGATTCCTTTGCATTCACAGCCTTGCCAGTCTTTCCTAGTGAGAATGACATGCCAGAGGAAGTGCAAGAGTTCTCTGGAACATTCCATATCTCAGTTATGATGCGCAATGATAATCCACCTGAAAGAGTGGTAGACAAAGTTTTCCAGGTAGTAACGAATGGCCGTCGCAAAATTACCCTAAATGACTTGGCTTTCACTGACAAAGACATTAACTTTAACATCTCCACTTTACAGTATCGTCGCCAGAGTATTCCAAATGGTGAAATCCTTCACCGAGACCTTGGGAGCCCAGTGTATCAATTTACACAGCAGGATATTGAGCAGGAAACTCTTGTTTTTCAGCACAAAGGGGCAAGCATTGGCCGTGCTGCAATTTTTGTCAGTGACGGGCAGTTTTACTGGACAGGCTTGTTTGAGATTAAGGCTTCAGATccttacattttaataaaaaataatacaggTCTGGTTGTCCGTAAAGGTGGTAATGTTATCATAACATCGAGAAATATAAGTGTTGAGTCCAACATGGACCACTCGGCAAGAAGCTTTAACATTATCATAGCAGAAGAGCCTCAGCATGGTTCTGTCAAGGTTGAAGGAGAGAATGCAGGGGAGTTCACCTATGCAGACATATTGAATCAGATAGTAGAGTACCAGCACAGTGGTGATAATGCTGTGGAAGACAAGTTTCAGTTTGTTGTGGTCCATGGAGATGTTCAAATGCAGGGATCTTTTCCAATTATGATTGAGGACGAAAGCATGCGTCATCCGCCAGAGATTGTGCACAATCGAATGCTGAAAGTGAAGGAAGGAGAAACTAATAACATTACCCAGTCTCATCTGTTTATTCAGCATCCTGCCCTTAGAGCTGAAGAAGTCATAGTGATTGTCCGAGATCCTCCTAAACATGGGAATCTTCAGATTGGGGCAACACAGTTTAGTAGTAATGAAGCTGTCCAGTTTTCCCAAGATGACATTAACAGAGGTCGAGTCAAATATATCCAGACAAAGAGTGGAGTTACAGAAGATCGTTTTGTTTTTGACGTGGACTCAGATTCACAGGCAGTGAGGAATGTCGTGTTTTCTATTGAGATTGTTCCCATCTCTTTGCCTGTACAAGCTGGAAATTTGACTGTTAAAGAAGGGAAAGCTGTCCTACTCAGCAAAGAAACTTTGAAACCAGTCGGTGCTCATTATGAATCAGAGAACATCTTCTATAAAATAGTTCACTCACCTGTTCATGGTTATGTATTTAATACAGAAAAGCCTAAATCGTACAACTTGCCTTTCACTTCAAAAGCAATAGCTTCTGGCAAAGTAAAATACCAGCATGATGATAGTGAAAGCATTGAAGACATGTTCACAATTGTTGCGACTCAAGAGGATGGTAATCTGCAGAGTCAGCCTGTCCATATATATGTTCACATCTTGCCATCTGATGACCAGCCACCACGTGTGATTGTCAACAAG GGTCTGAGTGTTTGGGCAGACTCAGTCACCTTGTTGACTAGTGAGCATCTTCATGCTGAGGACCCTGACACCAGAAGTGATCAGATCATTTTTAAGGTCGCCTCACCATCTAATGGCCACCTAGCATTTTTCAGTAACACCAGTTGGCCAGTATTACAGTTTTCTCAGCGAGACATTGATGCAGGACAAGTAGCATTCGTCCATAAAG GAGACAGTCATGGCCAATTCAACTTCCAAGCCACAGATGGTACCAATAGTGACATTTCACGTACATTCCGTGTCAGAGCACATCCTGTTGTGCTAGAGCTGGTGAGAAGTGGTCCCTTGATGGTCTTTCCAAATACTATTCACCCAGTGACCAACTCTAGTCTCCTGGCAGCAACAACATCTTCTAATTTCTCCAAACCTATCATCTTCACCGTGATTGACCCAAAGCCTCGTGAAG GTAAAGTGGTGACAATGGTAGCAGGACGTCCTTTAGAAATGAAATCGTTCACACAGCAGGATGTCAACGAGGGGAAAGTATTCTACCAGCATACAGGGTACAGCCAGCAGTGGCAACACAGGGACTCAATCCACCTGGATATCTCAGCAGATTATGCCAAACCACTTCAAGGAGAGATGTGTTCCGTGGACATCTCATTTGGCAACATCAATTCTGAAAATCAG GTTATGCTTCTTGGGTTGTACCCAGCCTCAGTCAAAGAAGGTGGCTCTATTTTTATTACCCGCACTCACTTCGACTCCACGGATCTATTGCAACGTTTGCATGCTTTTAAGCATGATATCTCCATGACCTTTGAGGTCATTTCTCCTCCAGAGCATGGCACACTGTACCTGGACGGCATAAAAATTACCTCTGCAAAGGTGTTCACACAGGCAGACATTGATAATGAGAAGCTGAAATATCAACATGATGACTCAGATACATTGAAAGATAGTTTTGCTGTTTCTGTGGAAATTCATGAAAAAGCTGAGAATGGGGACGTGCCAACCCAAATGCCCAGGCACATTGTAAACTTCACCATCCAAATCTTGCCTGTCAACGACCAGAAGTTTTGGCTTGTCACACGCAACCCTAGTTTAAAA gttttacAAGGCATGCATGCCACCCTTACAAGGGAGAATCTGCTGACAGAGGACCCTGATACCCCACCTTCAGAAATCCAGTACTCCATTTTATCTGGACCCACTGATGGCCGACTGGTCCAGGCTAGTCACCCTTCTGTGCAAGTCAAAGCTTTCACACAGGAGGACATTGACCAAGAAAGGCTCATTTTCTTCCAGAATGGTGCAAAGAAAAGTGGTGCTATGTATTTCAAGGTATGGGATGGAAAATTCCCTGCCCTTTACAAAATGCtggacatttttgttgttcCTGTAAAGATTGATGTGTCAAATGTTAGGCCAGTAGAGCTGCTGCAATCAGAGTCCTCAGTGCACATCTCAGGAAAGTACCTCAACATCAGCACAAATGGTAACAGAAACAAGCTGTTGTACAACATTACTGGAGTGCCTGAACACGGGCACATTCTACATAAGAGTGCAGTCGTGAGCCATTTCTCTCAGCAAGTAATTGACAGTGATGCACTGTTGTATGTGATGGAAAATTTGACAAACAGTGAGGATTCCTTTTCTTATAGTATATACATGGAGGACATAGACGTCATGATCAAGGACCAGAAAATGCTCATCACAGTAAAGCCTCTGGTGAAACAAATGCCATTGATAGCCCCAGCAGGAGCCACTGTAGCTATCACCAAAGCTAGTCTAGATGTCACTGAACTTGCAGCCCGCACAGGAGATAATCCTTCCTTTGAAGTAATTGAACCTCCCAGGCATGGTCAGATTTGTCGAAAACTGCGCAGAAAACGGGAAGTTACTAGTCCATCTGCCTTGAAGCCAGTAGAACAGTTCACCTTTGAAGATATTCTCTATGCCAAAATATTTTACGTGTCAAATGCAAGCTTGGAGCAGGGCCCGGCTGATACCTTCTCATATATTTTGCATGCTAATGGTGTTCAACCTGCTAGGGGTAGGTTTTTTATAAACCTTGAtgagtcagaaaaaaatgttgaagagaATGATGCCACAAAGACTTCACTACCAGGAAGTGAAGAGACCACAAGTCGCCGTATCGCAGAGACTGATGAAAGCATGCAAGCTGAAGAAGCTGCAGATTCTAACATTGCCATGATAGTGGGCATTGTCTTAggggtgctgctggtgctggccTTGGTGGCTGTATTTGTGGTCCTGTTCTGGCGATGGCAGCGAgcagaagatgaaagagagcGTGAGAAAGAAAGACGGCTGCGCAATAGACCCCGCCCTTACATCAGTGGACCTTTACAGCTTCAACAGCCTCATGTGCATATTGAACCCCAGCAAAGCATTCTGGCTCTGGGAGAAAGGGACGACGAGGATGAGAGACATCTTGTGCGAGACTCCAGCAACCTCAGCAGCTTGCCCATCATCAACATCTCCCATGACCCTGCAGAGAGTGTAGGTGTGAAAGCAGGCCACAGCAAAATCTGCCCTTTCCCTATGACACCTCGATCCCCTGACCTGACCCGTGTGGAGATCAGTCCTGCTGTACCAGATTGTAAAGTCACGCCACTTATAGAGATCAGGAACGAGAGCGAAAGGCCAGCATCAACCGTGTTGCGATCTGAATCTGCAGTGGCTGCAGGTCAAGGAACTGGCACAGATTTGTACGACTGGACTCTGATGGATCCAGATTTACTGCAGCATTGTCGAACAGAGACCCCCATCTTGCGGGACAATCAGTACTGGGTGTGA